Proteins found in one Salvia splendens isolate huo1 chromosome 10, SspV2, whole genome shotgun sequence genomic segment:
- the LOC121750284 gene encoding probable ribosome-binding factor A, chloroplastic, whose protein sequence is MPHLLAQPSTISLPNPASYSTPSFFPVAYVGLRRPPPCRLFSTASCGVGGKCGKSTIVCMANPRRVKMVAKQIRREISDMLLTDKVLQYAVLPEAALGADRYLSSLTTISDVEVSADLQVVKVYVSVFGDERGKEVALAGLKAKAKYVRSELGKRMKLRLTPEVRFLEDESLERGSRVIAILDKLKDENEKNGTIDEDDDREEFAGRRDDDVEWEGDDIDDEGIIYVK, encoded by the exons ATGCCGCACCTTCTAGCTCAACCTTCCACAATCTCTCTACCAAATCCAGCATCATATTCGACGCCGTCGTTTTTCCCGGTCGCTTACGTCGGTCTCCGCCGTCCCCCGCCGTGCCGGCTGTTTTCCACCGCCAGCTGCGGCGTCGGAGGTAAATGCGGAAAGAGCACAATTGTGTGCATGGCGAACCCTAGGAGGGTGAAAATGGTGGCGAAGCAGATTAGAAGAGAGATCTCCGACATGTTGCTTACCGATAAGGTTTTGCAATACGCGGTGTTGCCGGAAGCTGCTTTGGGGGCGGATAGATATCTTTCGTCGCTGACGACGATCAGTGATGTCGAAGTTTCTGCTGATTTGCAG GTTGTTAAAGTATATGTATCCGTTTTTGGAGATGAAAGGGGAAAAGAAGTTGCTCTAGCAGGATTGAAGGCAAAAGCAAAATATGTCCGCAGTGAGTTGGGCAAGCGTATGAAGTTGCGGCTTACCCCTGAGGTCCGGTTCCTAGAAGATGAGTCTCTAGAACGTGGAAGCAGG GTTATTGCTATATTAGATAAACTGAAGGATGAGAATGAGAAAAATGGAACtattgatgaagatgatgatcgTGAAGAGTTTGCAGGTAGGAGGGATGATGATGTGGAGTGGGAGGGTGATGACATTGATGACGAGGGCATCATTTATGTGAAGTAG